The Ornithinimicrobium faecis genome includes a window with the following:
- the ligD gene encoding non-homologous end-joining DNA ligase encodes MRPMLATPGPATAARAVVPEGEDWVHEIKWDGIRLIASVRDGNLRLSTRSERDVTVAFPELAGLADLGHDLILDGEAVTFVDGLPSFSQLVERVHTTSAAKARLLAGTRPTTYLAFDLVGLDGLDLTPLPWSARRSALEDILPDRARWQVSPQYADGPGLWRATAEQGLEGVVSKRTSSTYQPGVRSADWLKFPHRATQSLVVGGWRPETGRSRLGAVLVGLPVSDGGDGGLTFRGRVGSGLAGKNGDRLAELIAQVPTGPNPFVDDVPGPDRAGATWLAPQLIVEVASLGTTAGGRLRQPAYKGWRSDLTPRDLAPTTQEED; translated from the coding sequence ATGAGACCCATGCTCGCCACCCCGGGCCCGGCCACCGCCGCGCGTGCAGTGGTCCCCGAGGGCGAGGACTGGGTCCACGAGATCAAGTGGGACGGCATCCGGTTGATCGCCTCGGTCCGCGACGGCAACCTGCGACTGAGCACCCGCAGCGAGCGCGACGTCACCGTCGCCTTCCCGGAGCTCGCGGGGCTGGCCGACCTGGGGCACGACCTCATCCTGGACGGTGAGGCCGTCACCTTCGTCGACGGCCTGCCGTCCTTCAGTCAGCTCGTCGAGCGGGTCCACACCACGTCCGCGGCTAAGGCGCGCCTGCTCGCCGGCACCCGCCCCACGACATACCTCGCCTTTGACCTGGTCGGTCTCGACGGACTGGACCTGACCCCGCTCCCCTGGTCCGCTCGCCGCTCGGCGCTGGAGGACATCCTCCCGGACCGGGCCCGTTGGCAGGTCTCCCCGCAGTATGCCGATGGGCCGGGTCTGTGGCGCGCCACGGCTGAGCAGGGGCTCGAGGGGGTCGTCAGCAAGCGGACGTCGAGCACCTATCAACCCGGCGTGCGCAGCGCGGACTGGCTGAAGTTCCCGCACCGGGCCACCCAGAGCCTGGTGGTCGGCGGGTGGCGGCCAGAGACCGGCCGATCCCGGCTCGGCGCCGTGTTGGTGGGCCTGCCCGTCAGCGACGGCGGGGACGGCGGGCTGACCTTCCGCGGGCGCGTCGGCAGTGGCCTGGCCGGCAAGAACGGGGACCGGCTCGCCGAGCTCATCGCGCAGGTCCCCACGGGGCCGAACCCGTTCGTCGACGACGTGCCCGGTCCGGACCGGGCGGGTGCGACGTGGCTGGCACCGCAGCTGATCGTGGAGGTTGCCTCGCTCGGGACGACGGCTGGCGGGCGTCTGCGGCAGCCGGCCTACAAGGGGTGGCGCAGTGATCTGACGCCACGGGACCTGGCCCCCACGACACAGGAGGAGGACTGA
- the ligD gene encoding non-homologous end-joining DNA ligase, giving the protein MATGEVQSVHVAGRTLRVSSLDKILYPSTGTTKGEVLNYYVQIADRLLPELADRPVTRIRWPHGVGGESFFEKNVPSGVPDWLPRVTITGHGSRSGRATVTYPLVSDLAALVYLVNLGSLELHVPQWRVDEEGTPLPPDRLVIDLDPGPGAGLTECARVALLVQERLATVGLESRPVTSGSKGMQLYAELDGVRTSDEVSAVTKALAQQLTEQHPDLVLWQMTKAKRGGKIFLDWSQNNAAKTTIAPWSLRGRERPNAAAPRTWDEVADAASGNSVLAQVPFHDLL; this is encoded by the coding sequence ATGGCCACCGGTGAGGTGCAGAGCGTGCACGTGGCGGGCCGGACGCTGCGGGTGAGCAGCCTGGACAAGATCCTCTATCCGAGCACCGGCACCACCAAGGGTGAGGTGCTCAACTACTACGTCCAGATCGCTGACCGGCTGCTCCCCGAGCTTGCGGACCGGCCGGTGACCCGCATCCGGTGGCCACACGGCGTGGGTGGCGAGAGCTTCTTTGAGAAGAACGTGCCCAGCGGGGTGCCGGACTGGTTGCCTCGGGTGACCATCACCGGGCACGGCTCGCGCTCCGGTCGGGCGACCGTGACCTATCCGCTCGTGAGCGACCTGGCGGCCCTGGTCTATCTGGTCAACCTCGGCTCCCTGGAGCTGCACGTGCCCCAGTGGCGGGTCGATGAGGAGGGCACGCCGTTGCCCCCGGACCGCCTCGTCATCGACCTCGACCCGGGCCCCGGTGCCGGACTCACCGAGTGCGCCCGCGTGGCCCTGCTGGTGCAGGAACGCCTGGCGACGGTGGGGCTGGAGTCTCGTCCGGTCACCAGCGGCAGCAAGGGCATGCAGCTCTATGCCGAGCTGGACGGCGTGCGCACCTCTGATGAGGTGAGCGCGGTGACCAAGGCCCTGGCCCAGCAACTCACCGAGCAGCACCCGGACCTGGTGCTGTGGCAGATGACCAAGGCCAAGCGGGGCGGCAAGATCTTCCTGGACTGGTCGCAGAACAATGCCGCCAAGACCACCATCGCGCCGTGGTCGCTGCGCGGCCGGGAGCGACCCAATGCGGCCGCGCCGCGCACCTGGGACGAGGTCGCGGACGCGGCGTCAGGAAACAGCGTCCTCGCGCAGGTCCCGTTCCACGACCTGTTGTGA
- a CDS encoding histone-like nucleoid-structuring protein Lsr2 has product MAQRVQVILVDDLDGGEATETVEFALDGVTYELDLSNANAAQLRDSFAQWIGVARRSGGRRQTRRRAGGGSGASRDELARMREWGRDNGFKVSDRGRVSKELQDAFAAAN; this is encoded by the coding sequence ATGGCCCAGCGAGTGCAAGTGATTCTGGTTGACGACCTGGATGGTGGCGAGGCGACCGAGACGGTCGAGTTTGCCCTTGATGGCGTGACCTACGAGTTGGATCTGTCCAACGCCAACGCAGCCCAGCTGCGCGACAGCTTTGCTCAGTGGATCGGTGTTGCTCGTCGCTCCGGTGGCCGTCGTCAGACGCGGCGCCGAGCCGGTGGCGGTTCGGGCGCCTCGCGTGATGAGCTCGCCAGGATGCGCGAGTGGGGCCGGGACAACGGCTTCAAGGTCAGCGACCGTGGCCGTGTCTCCAAGGAGCTGCAGGACGCCTTCGCGGCGGCCAACTGA
- a CDS encoding lysyl-tRNA synthetase, translating to MALWDTVWPILAALIPSAGLLFLFFFILKRILEADRRERAAERKWDAERAALRDNAREHPVNQD from the coding sequence ATGGCACTGTGGGACACCGTGTGGCCGATCCTTGCGGCCCTGATCCCCTCCGCGGGCCTGCTCTTCCTGTTCTTCTTCATTCTCAAGCGCATCCTTGAAGCGGACCGGCGGGAACGTGCGGCGGAGCGAAAGTGGGATGCTGAGCGCGCAGCACTCAGGGACAATGCGCGCGAGCACCCAGTCAATCAGGACTGA
- the lysS gene encoding lysine--tRNA ligase, which yields MTDTPTPGPETTTDEHASDVPEQVLVRTAKRAQLLADGGEPYPAHVPITHTVGQVREQWGHLETGEETTDEVGVSGRVVFVRNTGKLCFASIQSGDGTRLQLMLSLAEIGEDSLAAWKALVDLGDHVFVHGRVISSRRGELSVMATSWQMASKALRPLPVLHKDLSEEQRVRRRYVDLIVRDEARQMVLSRAAVIRAIRSVMEADGYVEIETPVLQTVHGGATARPFHTHLNAFDLPMTMRIALELYLKRAVVGGIERVYEIGRVFRNEGIDSTHSPEFTMLEAYQAYGDQETMADITRRMILAAADAVGSRQIQTPRGVVDLDGEWRWLPFYDAVSAEVGTAIDVETDITTLAQIAADRGVSIDPAWDGPKIALELFDELVEPTILAPTFVCDYPAAAQPLARQHRTKPGLIEAWDLVIAGTERGTAFTELIDPVIQRERLTQQSLLAAQGDPEAMQLDEDFLQALEHAAPPMGGLGIGVDRILMLLMGVGIRETILFPFVKPEA from the coding sequence GTGACTGACACCCCCACCCCCGGCCCCGAGACCACGACGGACGAGCACGCCAGCGACGTCCCCGAGCAGGTCCTGGTGCGCACCGCCAAGCGGGCCCAGCTCCTGGCGGATGGCGGCGAGCCCTATCCGGCGCACGTCCCGATCACCCACACGGTCGGGCAGGTGCGTGAGCAGTGGGGACACCTGGAGACGGGCGAGGAGACCACCGACGAGGTCGGCGTGTCCGGGCGAGTGGTCTTCGTGCGCAACACCGGCAAGCTGTGTTTCGCCTCCATCCAGTCCGGAGACGGCACCCGTCTCCAGCTGATGCTCAGCCTCGCCGAGATCGGCGAGGACTCCCTGGCCGCGTGGAAGGCCCTCGTCGACCTGGGGGACCACGTCTTCGTGCACGGCCGGGTGATCTCCAGCCGTCGCGGCGAGCTCTCGGTCATGGCCACCTCCTGGCAGATGGCGAGCAAGGCGCTGCGGCCGCTGCCGGTGCTGCACAAGGACCTGTCCGAGGAGCAACGCGTCCGCCGCCGCTATGTCGACCTGATCGTGCGCGATGAGGCCCGTCAGATGGTGCTGAGCCGGGCCGCGGTGATCCGGGCGATCCGCTCGGTGATGGAGGCCGACGGCTATGTCGAGATTGAGACCCCGGTGTTGCAGACGGTCCACGGCGGTGCCACCGCCCGGCCATTCCACACGCATCTGAATGCCTTTGATCTGCCGATGACCATGCGCATTGCGCTGGAGTTGTATCTCAAGAGGGCTGTTGTCGGCGGCATTGAGCGGGTCTATGAGATCGGCCGGGTCTTCCGCAATGAGGGGATCGACTCCACGCACAGCCCGGAGTTCACGATGCTCGAGGCCTATCAGGCTTATGGCGACCAGGAGACCATGGCCGACATCACACGGCGGATGATCCTGGCCGCGGCAGATGCTGTGGGGTCACGTCAGATTCAGACTCCTCGCGGTGTCGTGGATCTCGACGGTGAGTGGCGTTGGTTGCCGTTCTATGACGCAGTATCCGCCGAGGTCGGGACAGCTATTGATGTTGAAACCGACATCACCACGTTGGCGCAGATCGCTGCCGACCGCGGTGTGTCGATCGATCCCGCGTGGGACGGGCCCAAGATCGCCCTGGAGTTGTTTGACGAATTGGTGGAGCCCACGATCCTGGCGCCGACCTTTGTCTGTGACTATCCGGCGGCGGCGCAGCCGTTGGCGCGACAGCACCGGACCAAGCCGGGTTTGATCGAGGCCTGGGATCTCGTGATTGCCGGCACCGAGCGCGGCACCGCCTTCACCGAGTTGATCGACCCAGTGATCCAGCGGGAGCGTCTGACTCAGCAGTCATTGCTTGCGGCACAGGGAGACCCGGAGGCCATGCAGCTCGATGAGGACTTCCTGCAGGCACTGGAGCACGCAGCGCCGCCGATGGGCGGCCTCGGCATCGGGGTCGACCGCATCCTGATGCTCCTGATGGGTGTCGGCATTCGTGAGACCATTTTGTTCCCCTTTGTGAAACCGGAGGCATGA
- a CDS encoding methylated-DNA--[protein]-cysteine S-methyltransferase, producing the protein MQTPAPGVPWREPGERNTHHVVVDSPIDELTLISDGAALTGAYMAVHRHTDRTGWGARVGLQDPATPAVLVEAARQLSAYFAGELTGFDLPLAPRGTDFQRLVWAQLLQIDFGSTSSYGALATRLGNPGASRAVGLANGRNPISIIVPCHRVIGASGQLTGYGGGIERKRTLLALEERVSGLALW; encoded by the coding sequence ATGCAGACACCGGCTCCCGGCGTGCCCTGGCGTGAGCCGGGCGAGCGCAACACGCACCACGTGGTGGTGGACAGCCCGATTGATGAGCTGACGCTGATCAGCGACGGCGCGGCGCTCACTGGTGCCTATATGGCCGTCCACAGGCACACCGACCGCACCGGTTGGGGTGCCCGGGTGGGTCTGCAGGACCCAGCCACACCGGCGGTGCTGGTCGAGGCGGCACGCCAGCTGTCGGCATACTTCGCCGGCGAGCTGACCGGGTTTGACCTGCCGCTCGCGCCGCGGGGCACTGACTTCCAGCGGCTCGTGTGGGCCCAGTTGCTGCAGATCGACTTTGGCAGCACCAGCAGCTATGGAGCGCTGGCCACCCGACTCGGCAACCCCGGAGCGTCGCGGGCTGTCGGTCTGGCCAACGGACGCAACCCCATCTCGATCATCGTGCCGTGCCACCGCGTGATCGGGGCCTCGGGCCAGCTCACGGGCTATGGCGGCGGGATCGAGCGCAAGCGGACCCTGCTCGCGCTGGAGGAGCGGGTGAGCGGGCTCGCGCTCTGGTGA
- a CDS encoding SAM-dependent methyltransferase, whose amino-acid sequence MGETWLVGWQRWDEAWQHALYGPAGFYRQSAPAEHFATSAQGLGATGTLLAQALLELASRHGLTRIVEIAAGRGELLTALATVQQDTELAGVDIVDRPAHLPDDIGWLRSPGGARLPDELTGLTDTLVVAHEWLDVVPCPVVTRETDGTWHHVLVDPAGAEQTGPVVTGADLAWLDHHVPVHVSRAEVGLPRDSAHADLLSRVDHGLVLVVDYGHTAATRPTDGTLTGYRDGTQVPPVPDGSCDLTAHVAIDSLGADVLRTQRETLHDLLGRPTLPPHELSGSQPTAYLEALSRANALATLTRSGGLGDFWWATTLRGGGVLG is encoded by the coding sequence ATGGGGGAGACTTGGCTCGTGGGCTGGCAGCGGTGGGACGAGGCGTGGCAGCACGCGCTCTATGGCCCCGCTGGCTTCTATCGACAGTCGGCCCCGGCCGAGCACTTCGCGACGTCCGCCCAGGGCCTCGGCGCGACCGGCACGCTGCTGGCGCAGGCCCTGCTAGAGCTCGCCAGCCGCCACGGACTGACCCGCATCGTTGAGATCGCCGCCGGGCGCGGAGAACTGCTCACGGCCCTCGCCACGGTCCAGCAAGACACCGAACTCGCCGGCGTCGACATCGTCGACCGTCCAGCCCACCTGCCGGACGACATCGGCTGGCTCCGCTCCCCCGGCGGTGCCCGGTTGCCCGACGAGCTCACCGGTCTCACCGACACCCTGGTCGTGGCCCACGAGTGGCTCGACGTCGTGCCCTGCCCGGTGGTGACCCGCGAGACCGACGGCACCTGGCACCACGTGCTCGTGGACCCCGCGGGAGCAGAACAGACCGGCCCCGTGGTGACCGGAGCAGACCTCGCCTGGCTGGATCATCACGTGCCTGTCCACGTGAGCCGCGCCGAGGTCGGGCTCCCCCGGGACAGCGCGCACGCCGACCTGCTCTCGCGCGTGGACCACGGGCTGGTGCTGGTCGTCGACTATGGCCACACGGCAGCGACGCGCCCCACCGACGGCACGCTCACCGGCTATCGCGACGGCACGCAGGTGCCGCCGGTCCCGGACGGCTCCTGCGATCTCACCGCCCACGTGGCGATCGACTCGCTCGGTGCCGACGTCCTGCGCACCCAGCGGGAGACACTGCACGACCTGCTCGGCCGACCCACGCTGCCGCCGCACGAGCTCTCGGGAAGCCAGCCCACGGCATACCTGGAGGCACTGAGCCGGGCCAACGCCCTGGCGACGCTGACCCGATCGGGAGGACTCGGCGACTTCTGGTGGGCCACGACGCTCCGCGGCGGCGGGGTCCTCGGCTAG
- a CDS encoding NADH-quinone oxidoreductase subunit D: MRELDVGLGTAGLTTTEMVLNIGPQHPATHGVLRLRITVDGERIVAAEPIVGYMHRGAEKLFEVRDYRQIMVLANRHDWLSAFSNEIGVALTVEHLLGMEVPERATWTRTLLAELNRVLNHLMFLGSYPLELGAITPMFYAFREREELQAVMEEISGGRMHYMIARIGGLREDIPEGWLGRVDEAVAAVRRRMPDLEAMLVDNPILRGRTVGVGVLTPEQVRQFGVSGPIARAAGVDVDLRRDEPYLAYGELFGPDGPGRVVTRTAGDCYARLELLLEQVQVSLDLAERCTEVLRGLPDGPIDVKLPKVLRVPEGEHYFATENPLGLNGYYLVSRGDKVPWRLKLRSASFNNVQVLSELLPGALIGDMVAILGSTFFVVGDIDK, from the coding sequence ATGAGGGAACTCGACGTCGGTCTGGGGACCGCTGGCCTGACGACCACCGAGATGGTGCTCAACATCGGCCCACAGCACCCGGCGACGCACGGCGTGCTGCGCCTGCGGATCACCGTCGACGGCGAGCGGATCGTCGCGGCCGAGCCGATCGTGGGCTATATGCACCGGGGGGCCGAGAAGCTCTTTGAGGTGCGCGACTATCGCCAGATCATGGTGCTGGCCAACCGGCACGACTGGCTGTCCGCCTTCAGCAACGAGATCGGCGTCGCGCTGACCGTCGAGCACCTGCTCGGCATGGAGGTGCCAGAGCGCGCGACCTGGACCCGCACGCTGCTGGCCGAGCTCAACCGGGTGCTCAACCACCTGATGTTCCTGGGCTCCTACCCGCTCGAGCTGGGCGCGATCACGCCGATGTTCTATGCGTTCCGCGAGCGCGAGGAACTGCAGGCCGTCATGGAGGAGATCTCCGGCGGGCGGATGCACTACATGATCGCTCGCATCGGCGGCTTGCGCGAGGACATCCCCGAGGGCTGGCTGGGCCGGGTCGACGAGGCCGTGGCCGCCGTGCGCCGCCGGATGCCAGACCTCGAGGCGATGCTGGTCGACAACCCGATCCTGCGCGGCCGCACCGTCGGGGTGGGTGTCCTCACGCCCGAACAGGTGCGTCAGTTTGGCGTGTCCGGACCGATCGCCCGGGCCGCTGGGGTGGACGTGGACCTGCGGCGCGACGAGCCCTATCTCGCCTACGGCGAGCTGTTCGGGCCCGACGGACCGGGCCGGGTGGTCACGCGCACCGCCGGTGACTGCTATGCGCGCCTCGAGCTGCTGTTGGAGCAGGTGCAGGTCAGCCTCGACCTCGCCGAGCGCTGCACCGAGGTGCTGCGGGGGCTGCCCGACGGCCCGATCGACGTCAAGCTGCCCAAGGTCCTGCGCGTGCCCGAGGGTGAGCACTACTTCGCGACCGAGAACCCGCTGGGCCTCAACGGCTATTACCTGGTCAGCCGCGGCGACAAGGTCCCGTGGCGGCTCAAACTGCGGTCCGCCTCGTTCAACAACGTGCAGGTGCTCTCCGAGCTGCTGCCCGGAGCCCTGATCGGCGACATGGTCGCGATCCTCGGCTCGACGTTCTTCGTCGTGGGCGACATCGACAAATAG